The genomic interval ATGGTATTGTACTGAAATTAATTCTGGAATTCAAGgtcatttcattcatttcggcAATCAAAATTAACAGAGACTAGTGTGGCTTAAAGATACTCGTAACAATTGTCATTAAATAATCTCaataaatacgaataaatatattcacagCAAGAATCCAATCGGGATTCGATGTATAGCACAAATGATTAGAAGGAACTCGTTTAAAACGTATCCAATGTTTGACCGTCGTTTCGAACGACGGTCTCTTGAGAACTTCCATTTCTtccataaataaattatcgcgtAGCTCGTAAtgagaataaattaaataagcATACTGCGGGGTGGCTCTGCCATAGCGACGATTTGACGGCAAAATTTTCCTGAGTatgtcgacaaaaattgacgacatttcgttttttttttttgcacaaaaTATCACGGTGCCTTCATTTCCTGCTTCAAGCAAAACTTGAACGCCTCCCAACCCTCGCTCCGCGTCTGCGACTGTGGAATTAAAGAGTCGTCAGCTAATCGTTCGAATCTGAATCAgccgtgaaatgaaaaaaagatcaaccGTACCTTCGACCCCCTGTGAAGTCTGTCCTTCATTATAGCAATGAATTCTTTGTAAGAGAGCTGACCATCGCCGTCGACGTCAAATATCGCGAACACGGTGTCCACTATGTGGGGGGTGAGGCTCGTACCTGTGCAGATCTTGACGGCGCGGTGAAATTCATcttgcgtaaaaaaaaaaaatgggaggagGGGTAAGAGAGAAACGCTACAGACTCATCTACGATCAAATcgatgcaatcgatcgatcatccgTTTACCGTACCTTTGGAAATCGGATGGTCGGCGAGCGTGTACATTCGCATCGCTATTGTAAAGTCCTCCAGATTGTTGAGGAATTCGTAGAATACTCGAAACTCTTCGAAGCTGATTCCAACTTCGTGACTGCTGCGGTCCAGTAGCCGGTCCAAGTATTTGTCGTACCTGGAGAAACGGAAATAATGGAGCGATTCCAGTTTAACTCGAGAGGGTGAGAAGTGCGAGGAAAGTGGGAGAGAAACTGACTCGTCGGTGTCGAGGTAGGTGTAACGTAGCAGGATTTTGGCAAAGTCCATTTCGGATATGGTGTCGTGACCCTTGCTAAATTCGTGAAACTCCAACTCCAGTACTTCTCGCTGAAGATTTTCCATGAAACGACGAAAGCCGTCGTACCTCAACTCGTCGTTACCGCTCTTGCCGAAAAAATGTGTCGTGAGCGTCGTGTCGACGGCGTGACGACGTTGCAGACCCTACCAAAAAATATACTCGATCGATCAACTAAATACCAATCGAACGAACCACTTTAATGATCATTCTCCAATTACTTGATCGTCCTCGAATTTTCCCGACAAGGCATCCCCCGATTTCGTTTGTTCCAAtgaattttcgttcatctCCGCGTTACCGCCGTGCCGTCCTCTCCAAGCGtgactaaaaattttctccatctACGCAGTCGGCCAGAaacaacaacagaaaaaaagaagaactgtAGATTTCTTCAATCACCTCGTACGAGCGGTTAAGCTAATTTTTCCGAACAATGGGTAATTACGATCACGTCACAATTGTAATGTATAATGTTAATATAACAACATTGTAATGTACTGTAATACACATAAATGAACGACAAATGTGCGAAAACGATCGGGACGATTGTGGACGCCACTGTTCCTCGACGACAatcgcaattatttcacccgTGGAATGTTCCAGCACCAAGGAATCTGAAATTAATGCTCGGCGATACGTGTGATCGTTAATGTAACAATTAGATGTATCCAGCAACGACTCATTCCTGCAGAGACGACGACATGAAAATGCGCGATGTGCAGCGGGTAAGATACCATCAGgtagggagggggggggttcCTGTATAatggaacgatgaaaataaacccaaaaaaaaaaaaacctggcCTCACACAgccaaaataaagaaacaatgGCGAGTAGAGACCGCAGACGAGTAGCGGAGTCGCCACTCGATGTTCAGACTTACGTATGAGTTTGAGGTGATTGATCGGTTTGCCTCGGCAATTTTAGCGTTCCGGAGTTTGGCCTTTTCGCGAAGAGCTTCCTCGCTTGGGGCAACAAGCGTGCGGAGCTAatgatttgaaatgaaaatatcaaactAATTAATAAATCTACGTTTTTCGATCGTTAAGAACTCTCGCTTGAAAACTCAAAGCGTGCGGTTATAATACAGAAGTAGACGCAAAACGTGATCGCGTTGATCTTTATACCGAAGAGCGTTGATGGAattaaaggaagaaaaaaaaaaagaaaaagaaaatgaattaaaatattttatcgatgtTAGTGAAATGCGCCTTTTGCTTTGAATTTGTTCATTAGTTACGTTGTAAGATAATGAGAAACTCGAtcgacgaataaatgaaacaacGAAAAAGCACAAAACGAACAAAAGCCACATGTACACGCATCTCCGTCGAGACTGCGACGAGGGGATTAACACATGAAAGCAGTTTAATTATAAgtgacacaaaaaaaaaacaagaaaaagcgAAACTCTTTCTGCCGTTAGTAGATAATCTGTGAACTGGTTACGAGAGGTATGTTATAACGAGGAAACTGAAACAAGTTGGATAAGTTCCGAGTGCGTGAAACGTCTACAAAAGCGTGGACTGACGAATCTGTATGTTATGAAACTGTTGTACGTATGTTTAAAAATCGTTTGGACGTTCGGACCATTCGATTTTTGTGCAGCGGTTTATAAAACTCACAACTTGCGACGTGGCTTCGTCGAGATCCCGTTCCTTAAGACTACCGCCCAGAAGTCGTCGAATCtgtagaaatttcatttcaaaggaAGTAGAATAGGGTGTGTAAAAAGAGAATAGTCATTGcggtgcttcttttttttttttttcacgaaatgaTAAAACTGCGAAACCATTCGGAAGAATTCGCACCGTTTCATGTCAATCGAATATCGACGATAAaatctggatgaaaaaaaaagggaacgaagGGAACAAGAATTGGTCATTCAGAACCCAGGCAAGTACGCGTACGGTGAGAGAGGCTATTAATTTTTATGCCCTCGATACGCAAGGTAGGCTGAATATTATCAATATAAAATTAACACACGTACTCGCCGAAGTCGGGTACAGCTGTGCACGTAGCCAAATTAATCATCGAGTAAATTTATCGCTCGTGAATTCACGAGAGTTTCGATCGTGAGGTGGGGGTTAATCCTGATGTATACCCGGGTGTTGGATTCGTTGAAACGTGGCAGGCGAAGTAATAATACAAGAGTTATTCGTTACGTGAATATGAATACGATCGTGTATCTAGCACCGTTTCGAACTGTACCTGCAAATTTCCGCTGTATTTCTATAAgagagggtttttttttttcgtggtaTTAAGAAAAACACGAAGACGAATCCGATGATAAATTTAACGAGTTACTCACCACGAGAAATTCCGTTTTATCCACACGTTCGTTTCCATCGATGTCAAACATGTTGAAGGCGATCCGAAATCCAGTTTGTGGTTCTATGGAAAGAGTCGTATTGATGAAGCGTCGCATCTCGTCAGAGAGGACCGGTAGGGTTTATCTTGA from Athalia rosae chromosome 6, iyAthRosa1.1, whole genome shotgun sequence carries:
- the LOC105688801 gene encoding calcium uptake protein 3, mitochondrial isoform X4, with amino-acid sequence MPPMMIGSERDDDLHKAVRLTGRERRFIKFASVEYDGQLYMTPQDFLDSVVESLPRPRLKRRILSDKEIEVMRNATPNLSHGSPQMFRSLRDKGILSYTEYLFLLSILTKPQTGFRIAFNMFDIDGNERVDKTEFLVIRRLLGGSLKERDLDEATSQVLRTLVAPSEEALREKAKLRNAKIAEANRSITSNSYMEKIFSHAWRGRHGGNAEMNENSLEQTKSGDALSGKFEDDQGLQRRHAVDTTLTTHFFGKSGNDELRYDGFRRFMENLQREVLELEFHEFSKGHDTISEMDFAKILLRYTYLDTDEYDKYLDRLLDRSSHEVGISFEEFRVFYEFLNNLEDFTIAMRMYTLADHPISKDEFHRAVKICTGTSLTPHIVDTVFAIFDVDGDGQLSYKEFIAIMKDRLHRGSKSQTRSEGWEAFKFCLKQEMKAP
- the LOC105688801 gene encoding calcium uptake protein 3, mitochondrial isoform X3, with translation MAALVGLSKRLVVFTPGLRNVRRDYNTWNPGGTTRRFRAGLGWIVGGSVAFYFASKYAKRNAVHAFKLRKRDDDLHKAVRLTGRERRFIKFASVEYDGQLYMTPQDFLDSVVESLPRPRLKRRILSDKEIEVMRNATPNLSHGSPQMFRSLRDKGILSYTEYLFLLSILTKPQTGFRIAFNMFDIDGNERVDKTEFLVMEKIFSHAWRGRHGGNAEMNENSLEQTKSGDALSGKFEDDQGLQRRHAVDTTLTTHFFGKSGNDELRYDGFRRFMENLQREVLELEFHEFSKGHDTISEMDFAKILLRYTYLDTDEYDKYLDRLLDRSSHEVGISFEEFRVFYEFLNNLEDFTIAMRMYTLADHPISKDEFHRAVKICTGTSLTPHIVDTVFAIFDVDGDGQLSYKEFIAIMKDRLHRGSKSQTRSEGWEAFKFCLKQEMKAP
- the LOC105688801 gene encoding calcium uptake protein 3, mitochondrial isoform X5 yields the protein MDCRRFGRLLFRLEIRETERRPCLQATQARLKRRILSDKEIEVMRNATPNLSHGSPQMFRSLRDKGILSYTEYLFLLSILTKPQTGFRIAFNMFDIDGNERVDKTEFLVIRRLLGGSLKERDLDEATSQVLRTLVAPSEEALREKAKLRNAKIAEANRSITSNSYMEKIFSHAWRGRHGGNAEMNENSLEQTKSGDALSGKFEDDQGLQRRHAVDTTLTTHFFGKSGNDELRYDGFRRFMENLQREVLELEFHEFSKGHDTISEMDFAKILLRYTYLDTDEYDKYLDRLLDRSSHEVGISFEEFRVFYEFLNNLEDFTIAMRMYTLADHPISKDEFHRAVKICTGTSLTPHIVDTVFAIFDVDGDGQLSYKEFIAIMKDRLHRGSKSQTRSEGWEAFKFCLKQEMKAP
- the LOC105688801 gene encoding calcium uptake protein 3, mitochondrial isoform X2, whose translation is MAALVGLSKRLVVFTPGLRNVRRDYNTWNPGGTTRRFRAGLGWIVGGSVAFYFASKYAKRNAVHAFKLRKRDDDLHKAVRLTGRERRFIKFASVEYDGQLYMTPQDFLDSVVESLPRPRLKRRILSDKEIEVMRNATPNLSHGSPQMFRSLRDKGILSYTEYLFLLSILTKPQTGFRIAFNMFDIDGNERVDKTEFLVIRRLLGGSLKERDLDEATSQVMEKIFSHAWRGRHGGNAEMNENSLEQTKSGDALSGKFEDDQGLQRRHAVDTTLTTHFFGKSGNDELRYDGFRRFMENLQREVLELEFHEFSKGHDTISEMDFAKILLRYTYLDTDEYDKYLDRLLDRSSHEVGISFEEFRVFYEFLNNLEDFTIAMRMYTLADHPISKDEFHRAVKICTGTSLTPHIVDTVFAIFDVDGDGQLSYKEFIAIMKDRLHRGSKSQTRSEGWEAFKFCLKQEMKAP
- the LOC105688801 gene encoding calcium uptake protein 2, mitochondrial isoform X1 — its product is MAALVGLSKRLVVFTPGLRNVRRDYNTWNPGGTTRRFRAGLGWIVGGSVAFYFASKYAKRNAVHAFKLRKRDDDLHKAVRLTGRERRFIKFASVEYDGQLYMTPQDFLDSVVESLPRPRLKRRILSDKEIEVMRNATPNLSHGSPQMFRSLRDKGILSYTEYLFLLSILTKPQTGFRIAFNMFDIDGNERVDKTEFLVIRRLLGGSLKERDLDEATSQVLRTLVAPSEEALREKAKLRNAKIAEANRSITSNSYMEKIFSHAWRGRHGGNAEMNENSLEQTKSGDALSGKFEDDQGLQRRHAVDTTLTTHFFGKSGNDELRYDGFRRFMENLQREVLELEFHEFSKGHDTISEMDFAKILLRYTYLDTDEYDKYLDRLLDRSSHEVGISFEEFRVFYEFLNNLEDFTIAMRMYTLADHPISKDEFHRAVKICTGTSLTPHIVDTVFAIFDVDGDGQLSYKEFIAIMKDRLHRGSKSQTRSEGWEAFKFCLKQEMKAP